A single region of the Lathamus discolor isolate bLatDis1 chromosome 13, bLatDis1.hap1, whole genome shotgun sequence genome encodes:
- the GSG1L2 gene encoding germ cell-specific gene 1-like protein 2 isoform X2 encodes MAVSVPAADRRQRASAAFALSFLSLVFSITAFSSSYWCEGTRKVAKPFCTGQSKGDHCIRFNSPDANNSNAVQYIWETGDDKFVDRKFHAGIWYSCEEIVNEEGEKCRSFISLTPASDRELLYIVLLLTGVILMSVEMCYYSTVIDGLKINAFSAVVTVLAGLLGMVAHMMYTTVFQMTVNLGPEDWRPHTWDYGWSYCLAWASFACCMAAAVTTINKYTKTILEFKHKRKTLGRSLKIKYKFPDRTSPEKACNVYVNSFHNSTEDPAHPIKGLRHLATISVL; translated from the exons ATGGCAGTTTCAGTCCCAGCTGCAGACAGACGGCAGAGAGCCTCAGCAGCATTTGCTCTCAGTTTTCTCTCTTTAGTCTTCTCTATCACAGCATTCAGTAGTAGTTACTGGTGTGAAGGGACAAGAAAAGTTGCCAAACCATTCTGTACAGGGCAGAGCAAAGGGGATCACTGCATCCGCTTTAATAGCCCTGATGCCAACAACAGCAACGCTGTGCAATATATTTGGGAGACAGGAGACGACAAGTTTGTTGATCGGAAGTTTCATGCTGGAATTTGGTATTCCTGTGAAGAAATTGTAAATGAAGAAG gtgagAAATGTAGAAGCTTCATCAGTCTGACTCCAGCTTCTGATCGAG AGCTTCTGTACATCGTTTTGCTTCTGACTGGAGTCATTCTTATGTCAGTAGAGATGTGCTACTACAGCACTGTCATTGATGGGCTAAAGATCAACGCCTTCTCTGCAGTAGTCACCGTGTTAGCAG GTCTTCTGGGCATGGTTGCTCACATGATGTACACAACTGTATTTCAAATGACTGTAAATCTTGGTCCTGAAGACTGGAGACCTCACACATGGGATTATGGCTGGTCCTATTG CCTCGCATGGGCTTCCTTCGCTTGCTGTATGGCTGCAGCTGTCACCACTATTAACAAATACACAAAAACTATTTTGGAATtcaagcacaaaagaaaaacgCTGGGAAGGAGTTTAAAGATTAAGTACAAGTTTCCTGATCGTACATCTCCAGAGAAAGCTTGCAATGTGTATGTGAACTCATTTCACAACAGTACGGAGGACCCTGCACATCCAATAAAAGGCTTGCGTCACCTGGCCACTATTTCAGTTCTGTAA
- the GSG1L2 gene encoding germ cell-specific gene 1-like protein 2 isoform X1, producing the protein MAVSVPAADRRQRASAAFALSFLSLVFSITAFSSSYWCEGTRKVAKPFCTGQSKGDHCIRFNSPDANNSNAVQYIWETGDDKFVDRKFHAGIWYSCEEIVNEEGEKCRSFISLTPASDRGVLWLSIVTELLYIVLLLTGVILMSVEMCYYSTVIDGLKINAFSAVVTVLAGLLGMVAHMMYTTVFQMTVNLGPEDWRPHTWDYGWSYCLAWASFACCMAAAVTTINKYTKTILEFKHKRKTLGRSLKIKYKFPDRTSPEKACNVYVNSFHNSTEDPAHPIKGLRHLATISVL; encoded by the exons ATGGCAGTTTCAGTCCCAGCTGCAGACAGACGGCAGAGAGCCTCAGCAGCATTTGCTCTCAGTTTTCTCTCTTTAGTCTTCTCTATCACAGCATTCAGTAGTAGTTACTGGTGTGAAGGGACAAGAAAAGTTGCCAAACCATTCTGTACAGGGCAGAGCAAAGGGGATCACTGCATCCGCTTTAATAGCCCTGATGCCAACAACAGCAACGCTGTGCAATATATTTGGGAGACAGGAGACGACAAGTTTGTTGATCGGAAGTTTCATGCTGGAATTTGGTATTCCTGTGAAGAAATTGTAAATGAAGAAG gtgagAAATGTAGAAGCTTCATCAGTCTGACTCCAGCTTCTGATCGAG GAGTTTTATGGCTGTCTATTGTCACAGAGCTTCTGTACATCGTTTTGCTTCTGACTGGAGTCATTCTTATGTCAGTAGAGATGTGCTACTACAGCACTGTCATTGATGGGCTAAAGATCAACGCCTTCTCTGCAGTAGTCACCGTGTTAGCAG GTCTTCTGGGCATGGTTGCTCACATGATGTACACAACTGTATTTCAAATGACTGTAAATCTTGGTCCTGAAGACTGGAGACCTCACACATGGGATTATGGCTGGTCCTATTG CCTCGCATGGGCTTCCTTCGCTTGCTGTATGGCTGCAGCTGTCACCACTATTAACAAATACACAAAAACTATTTTGGAATtcaagcacaaaagaaaaacgCTGGGAAGGAGTTTAAAGATTAAGTACAAGTTTCCTGATCGTACATCTCCAGAGAAAGCTTGCAATGTGTATGTGAACTCATTTCACAACAGTACGGAGGACCCTGCACATCCAATAAAAGGCTTGCGTCACCTGGCCACTATTTCAGTTCTGTAA